Proteins found in one Aneurinibacillus uraniidurans genomic segment:
- a CDS encoding ABC transporter permease, producing the protein MKSSLTVHKIIVGLLIIYLVIPLLGTFLFSIAGKWDHTILPESFTMKWYIQLFQDERFFTAFEHTLFLIVMSVGLSTLIMLPTIFIISVYFRKWEGLLQATAMLPYGIPPIVGAVGLIKLYSDGPIQISGTPWILIGAYFVTILPFMYQGIRNSLRTINAVELVDAAELLGASKLQAFRTVVFPNILSGILVSTLLSVALLFSEFSFANLLVGGRFETLQIYLSNKLNTSGHLTSAIVITYYSVILVVTGAVLKLTFRDQKSPMLLNKKRVFSIFKKKSSQKITVLEGEN; encoded by the coding sequence ATGAAGTCTTCATTGACCGTTCATAAAATAATTGTTGGATTACTTATCATCTATTTGGTAATTCCGCTTCTCGGAACATTTTTATTTTCCATTGCGGGTAAGTGGGATCATACGATTTTACCTGAGTCTTTTACGATGAAGTGGTACATTCAATTGTTCCAGGATGAAAGATTTTTTACTGCCTTTGAACACACATTGTTTTTGATTGTTATGTCTGTAGGGCTTAGCACTCTGATTATGCTTCCAACAATCTTTATCATCAGCGTATATTTTCGTAAATGGGAAGGGCTGCTTCAAGCAACGGCTATGCTTCCTTATGGAATCCCGCCAATTGTTGGAGCGGTAGGATTAATCAAGTTATATTCGGATGGACCGATTCAAATTTCTGGAACACCTTGGATTTTGATCGGCGCCTATTTTGTTACGATTCTACCATTTATGTATCAGGGGATTCGGAACAGTCTTCGTACAATTAATGCAGTAGAACTTGTTGATGCAGCTGAGTTATTGGGAGCATCAAAGCTCCAGGCTTTTCGAACGGTAGTGTTTCCAAATATTCTATCAGGTATCTTAGTATCAACTCTATTATCCGTTGCCCTTTTGTTTAGTGAGTTTTCTTTCGCTAATTTACTCGTTGGAGGTCGATTTGAAACCTTGCAAATTTATCTTTCCAACAAATTAAATACGAGCGGTCACTTAACAAGTGCCATTGTGATTACGTATTATTCCGTGATTTTAGTAGTAACCGGTGCCGTCTTAAAACTCACGTTTAGAGACCAAAAAAGTCCGATGCTGTTAAATAAGAAGCGAGTGTTTTCGATTTTCAAGAAGAAATCTTCTCAAAAAATTACGGTCTTGGAAGGTGAAAATTAA
- a CDS encoding ABC transporter ATP-binding protein yields MNYVSIDQVTKRYENQVVLNNISLTLQKGEFATLLGQSGCGKSTLLRSIAGLEEVDTGSILVDQKNITHLSPRQRDVGMVFQSYALFPNMTVFDNIAYGLKMKKEKNIKSRVQNMIDMVDLTGKEGSYPHQLSGGQQQRVALARALVMEPKVLLLDEPLSALDAKIRKNLQKELKRIQRELEITTIFVTHDQEEAMTLSDKIFIMNEGNIVQYGSPSEIYTSPINTFVAKFIGNYNVLDIEVFNKLVHSTELTGYEVAIRPEVLQLIPDGQDIQSLQDNWTVQGLIRDISMTGNVLRYEVETDGSIFYVDSLHHQGGMLEQGSRAHILIPKKECIAL; encoded by the coding sequence ATGAACTATGTAAGCATTGACCAAGTAACGAAGCGATATGAAAATCAGGTCGTTTTAAATAATATTTCTTTAACCTTGCAAAAAGGAGAATTCGCTACGCTTCTTGGACAAAGTGGATGCGGAAAAAGTACGTTATTACGTTCTATTGCAGGACTTGAAGAAGTTGATACGGGGAGCATCCTGGTAGATCAAAAAAACATTACCCATTTATCACCACGTCAGCGTGATGTCGGGATGGTGTTTCAATCGTATGCGCTTTTCCCAAATATGACGGTTTTTGATAATATTGCATATGGCCTCAAAATGAAAAAAGAGAAAAATATCAAATCAAGAGTGCAGAATATGATTGATATGGTCGATTTAACTGGAAAAGAAGGATCTTATCCGCATCAATTATCTGGCGGGCAGCAGCAGCGGGTTGCTCTTGCACGAGCACTTGTAATGGAACCGAAAGTGTTGCTTTTGGATGAACCGTTAAGTGCATTGGATGCAAAGATCAGAAAAAATCTACAAAAAGAATTAAAGAGAATCCAAAGAGAATTAGAGATTACAACGATTTTTGTTACGCATGATCAGGAAGAAGCGATGACTCTGTCTGATAAGATTTTTATTATGAATGAAGGGAACATCGTACAATATGGTTCGCCATCAGAAATTTATACGTCCCCGATCAATACATTTGTGGCAAAATTCATTGGAAATTATAATGTTCTAGATATAGAGGTCTTTAATAAGCTTGTTCACAGTACAGAATTAACAGGCTATGAGGTAGCGATTCGTCCTGAAGTTTTACAATTGATTCCTGATGGGCAAGACATCCAGTCTTTACAAGATAATTGGACAGTACAAGGTTTGATTCGGGATATTTCAATGACAGGGAATGTTTTACGATACGAAGTAGAAACAGATGGTTCGATTTTTTATGTGGATTCTCTTCACCATCAAGGTGGAATGCTAGAGCAAGGTTCACGCGCTCATATACTTATCCCTAAGAAAGAATGCATTGCTTTATAA
- a CDS encoding DeoR/GlpR family DNA-binding transcription regulator: MLILPEERKHEILNELKSIGKVKVVDLAKQFNVSEETIRRDLTMLEESGLLKKVYGGAIKTTFQSGEPPFTQRTTVNQAEKIKIGQKAAELISDGDVIVIDVGTTTVEFARSIQNKDNITILTNSIPVSAVLTESLNQKKFTGEILLLGGQIDPKQQSVSGRLTEQMLNQFNIDKAFISAGGVSIKNGVSNYHLNEALVSRTMVDVSKQIIMVADHSKLGVDTFCKVCPLEKVDVIVCDQSLPKTWESHSKLNEIDWIEA, encoded by the coding sequence ATGTTGATTTTACCGGAGGAAAGAAAGCATGAAATTTTAAATGAACTTAAAAGTATTGGAAAGGTAAAAGTCGTTGATTTAGCTAAGCAATTCAATGTTTCAGAAGAAACCATCCGCCGTGATTTAACAATGCTAGAGGAAAGTGGGCTACTGAAAAAAGTTTATGGTGGGGCGATTAAAACGACCTTTCAATCTGGAGAGCCTCCGTTTACACAGCGTACTACTGTAAACCAAGCAGAGAAAATCAAAATCGGCCAAAAAGCAGCCGAGCTTATTTCCGATGGAGATGTAATTGTCATTGATGTAGGGACAACTACGGTTGAGTTTGCTCGTTCTATCCAGAACAAAGATAATATTACGATCTTAACAAACTCGATCCCTGTCTCAGCTGTATTAACAGAATCTCTTAACCAAAAAAAGTTTACAGGAGAGATTTTATTGTTGGGAGGACAAATTGATCCGAAACAACAATCTGTAAGCGGTCGTCTCACAGAGCAAATGTTAAATCAATTCAATATCGATAAGGCATTCATTTCAGCGGGCGGTGTTTCGATTAAAAATGGTGTGAGTAATTATCATTTAAATGAGGCATTAGTTTCCCGTACCATGGTCGATGTATCAAAACAAATTATTATGGTAGCTGACCATTCAAAATTGGGTGTTGATACATTCTGTAAGGTTTGTCCTTTAGAAAAGGTTGATGTAATTGTCTGCGATCAGTCACTTCCAAAGACATGGGAGAGCCATTCAAAATTAAACGAAATCGATTGGATTGAAGCGTAG
- a CDS encoding Cof-type HAD-IIB family hydrolase, with protein MSLIAIDMDGTLLNHQNEISEENIKAIRDAQEKGIEVVISTGRAYFDVRKICEKAGLSTIVIGTNGATIHAKDEKRISATTIERDHVQSILQWLDERAYYYEVFTDTAIYTPRQVREHFYHEIQKMKSADLDADMKEVVEEAERQFDQFGYVFVENYQDILKQEEDVYNILVCSFDKGKLAEGWKQFAAFDALTVASSAHHNIEITSKNTSKGIALEKLATLINRSLDQAMAIGDSNNDLSMLQKVKYSVAMGNAKDEVKEVCTMTTLKNNEHGVAHAIYQYLENLMITTGENL; from the coding sequence ATGAGTTTAATTGCAATAGACATGGATGGAACACTATTAAACCATCAAAATGAAATTAGTGAAGAAAATATAAAAGCAATTCGAGATGCCCAGGAGAAGGGCATTGAAGTAGTCATTTCGACAGGTCGGGCTTATTTTGATGTGCGAAAAATTTGTGAAAAGGCAGGGCTTTCTACCATTGTAATTGGCACAAACGGTGCGACTATTCATGCGAAGGATGAAAAGCGTATTTCTGCTACTACAATAGAGAGAGATCATGTCCAATCGATTCTCCAATGGCTGGACGAACGGGCTTATTATTATGAAGTGTTTACAGACACGGCCATTTATACCCCTAGACAAGTACGAGAACATTTCTATCATGAGATTCAAAAGATGAAAAGCGCAGATTTAGATGCAGATATGAAAGAAGTAGTGGAAGAGGCAGAACGACAATTCGATCAGTTCGGGTATGTTTTCGTTGAAAACTATCAAGATATTTTAAAACAAGAGGAAGACGTTTATAATATTTTGGTTTGTTCGTTTGATAAAGGGAAATTAGCTGAAGGATGGAAACAATTCGCAGCCTTTGATGCGCTAACAGTCGCTTCATCTGCCCATCATAACATTGAAATTACGAGTAAGAACACATCTAAAGGAATTGCTCTTGAAAAATTGGCTACTTTGATCAATCGTTCCTTAGATCAGGCGATGGCAATCGGAGACAGCAACAATGATTTATCGATGCTTCAGAAGGTAAAATACAGTGTGGCGATGGGGAATGCGAAGGATGAGGTAAAAGAGGTCTGTACAATGACAACGCTAAAAAATAATGAGCATGGTGTGGCCCATGCCATTTATCAATATCTTGAAAACCTTATGATTACAACAGGAGAGAATCTTTAA
- a CDS encoding DMT family transporter, which yields MAWIYIMIAGLLEIVWVIGLKYSHGFTELIPSILTVGIIIFSFFLLSKALHSIPVGTGYAIFTGMGTVGTVAIGAIFWGETINWLKIFFVVLMIVGIIGLKIISNDDHVQQEVK from the coding sequence ATGGCCTGGATCTACATTATGATTGCAGGTCTTTTAGAAATCGTCTGGGTTATAGGTCTTAAATATTCACACGGGTTTACCGAGCTCATCCCTAGTATACTCACGGTGGGAATTATCATTTTTAGCTTTTTTTTATTGTCAAAGGCGTTACATTCAATTCCGGTGGGAACAGGGTATGCTATTTTTACGGGGATGGGTACGGTAGGAACGGTAGCGATTGGTGCGATCTTTTGGGGAGAGACAATCAATTGGCTCAAAATTTTTTTTGTTGTCTTAATGATTGTTGGAATCATTGGACTGAAAATCATTTCAAACGATGACCACGTGCAACAAGAAGTGAAATGA
- a CDS encoding DMT family transporter has translation MAWFFLLIAGFAEIGSVISLKLADGFTKFFPSVACLLFGSLSFYFLSLSLTVLPVGTAYAIWTGIGSIGSVLVGMLFFNEPKDRKRIVLIACITIGAVGVKITSGQ, from the coding sequence ATGGCGTGGTTTTTCCTGCTTATTGCTGGTTTTGCCGAGATTGGCAGTGTCATAAGCCTTAAACTTGCTGATGGCTTTACAAAATTTTTCCCTTCTGTAGCCTGTCTTTTGTTTGGAAGTCTCAGCTTTTATTTCCTTTCTCTATCATTAACGGTTCTTCCAGTCGGGACGGCCTACGCAATCTGGACCGGTATCGGCTCGATTGGGAGTGTTTTAGTAGGAATGCTTTTCTTTAATGAACCGAAAGATCGTAAAAGAATAGTTTTGATTGCTTGTATTACAATAGGAGCTGTTGGTGTTAAAATAACTTCTGGCCAGTGA
- the dsdA gene encoding D-serine ammonia-lyase — MRTTKIEGKCVQDWITEYPLLHELIATKEVFWSNPNYELFQAGIKKILLNENGVKDAEERLTRFAPYIAKVFPETRELNGIIESPIVQIPSMQKHVEEIHELELPGRFLLKCDSHLPISGSIKARGGIYEVLKHAEDLALQHQLVTLQDDYSIMDSEKFRNFFSQYSIAVGSTGNLGLSIGIMSAKMGFKVTVHMSADAKKWKKDLLRSKGVTVVEYKEDYSKAVEEGRKHANSEPNCYFVDDENSSDLFLGYAVAASRVKKQLEDMNITVDEDHPLFVYLPCGVGGGPGGVAFGLKLLYQDHVHCFFAEPTHSPCMLLGLATGLHDKVSVQDFGIDNMTAADGLAVGRPSGFVGKTIEPLLSGCYTVSDDELYKLLYALIETENIYLEPSALAGVFGPVQLMKEKEGQEYLQNHQLTDRIKNATHIMWATGGSMVPAETMEEYRQKGLKLSRKKN, encoded by the coding sequence ATGAGAACCACTAAGATCGAAGGAAAATGTGTACAAGATTGGATAACAGAATATCCCTTACTACATGAGCTAATTGCAACAAAAGAAGTGTTTTGGTCAAACCCTAACTATGAGTTGTTTCAGGCAGGAATTAAAAAAATTCTACTTAATGAAAACGGTGTAAAAGATGCAGAAGAAAGATTGACGCGTTTTGCTCCATATATCGCCAAAGTGTTTCCTGAAACAAGAGAATTGAATGGGATTATTGAATCTCCTATCGTTCAAATTCCTTCGATGCAAAAACATGTAGAGGAAATCCATGAGCTGGAATTACCAGGTAGATTCTTGTTGAAATGCGACAGTCATCTTCCTATTTCAGGTTCGATTAAAGCAAGAGGCGGGATTTATGAGGTTCTCAAACATGCGGAGGATCTAGCGCTTCAACACCAGCTAGTAACACTGCAAGATGACTATTCCATAATGGATAGTGAGAAATTCAGAAACTTCTTCTCACAATATTCAATTGCAGTAGGATCAACGGGGAATTTAGGACTTAGCATTGGAATTATGAGTGCGAAAATGGGCTTTAAGGTAACGGTTCATATGTCAGCAGATGCGAAGAAATGGAAAAAAGATCTTCTGAGAAGCAAAGGGGTAACCGTTGTTGAATATAAAGAAGATTATAGTAAAGCTGTAGAAGAAGGCCGCAAACATGCGAATAGCGAACCAAATTGTTATTTCGTTGATGATGAAAATTCCAGCGACCTATTTTTAGGATATGCAGTAGCAGCTTCCCGGGTAAAAAAACAACTAGAGGATATGAATATAACGGTAGATGAAGATCATCCCCTGTTTGTGTATCTTCCATGTGGAGTAGGCGGTGGTCCTGGGGGAGTTGCCTTCGGATTGAAATTACTATATCAAGATCATGTACATTGTTTCTTCGCAGAACCTACGCATTCACCGTGTATGCTACTTGGTTTAGCAACGGGATTGCATGATAAAGTTTCTGTACAAGATTTTGGTATTGACAATATGACAGCAGCAGACGGCCTTGCAGTTGGAAGACCATCTGGGTTTGTTGGTAAAACAATCGAGCCTTTATTAAGTGGATGTTATACTGTGAGTGATGATGAGTTGTATAAGCTATTATATGCATTGATTGAGACAGAAAATATTTATTTGGAGCCTTCTGCCTTGGCAGGTGTATTTGGTCCTGTTCAGTTGATGAAGGAGAAAGAGGGACAGGAATATTTACAGAACCATCAACTAACAGATCGAATCAAAAACGCTACGCACATCATGTGGGCTACCGGCGGCAGTATGGTTCCTGCTGAAACGATGGAAGAATATCGACAAAAGGGCTTGAAATTATCACGTAAGAAAAATTGA
- a CDS encoding sodium-dependent transporter, whose protein sequence is MQQSEQWTSRLGFILAAAGSAIGLGAIWKFPYVAGTGGGGAFFLIFILFTVLIGLPLLLGEFVIGRNTQKEAVSAYAAIAPHTAWPWIGRLGVITCFILLSFYSVVGGWILLYLFRSATGQLFKVGGGYEALFGQVISNSWLTVGAQLVFMLLTVIVVARGVQNGIEKANKYMMPGLFILFIAIIIRSVTLDGAWAGVTFFLKPDFTKLTSETVLYAMGQSFFSLSVGVSVMVTYSSYLSKKESLPRSAVSIVVMNLLISLLAGLAIFPATFSLGMKPEAGPGLLFMVLPAVFEHIPFGQLFLTAFLVLFLFATLTSAFSMLEIIVASLTKGVQEKRVRASWIAGLLIFAAGVPSALSFGILSDVKLFDKSIFDAADFLVSNILMPLGALLIAVFVPLKMKRAVLLEEMSAGSSTGARLFAGWLFLLRYITPVAIVIVFLNVLHII, encoded by the coding sequence ATGCAACAGTCAGAGCAATGGACATCAAGACTTGGCTTTATTCTTGCTGCTGCCGGGTCGGCGATTGGACTCGGGGCAATTTGGAAGTTTCCGTATGTAGCGGGAACGGGTGGGGGAGGAGCTTTCTTCCTAATTTTTATTTTATTTACGGTATTGATTGGTTTACCGCTTCTGCTTGGTGAGTTCGTAATTGGCCGCAATACGCAGAAAGAAGCGGTTAGTGCCTATGCAGCGATTGCACCGCACACGGCCTGGCCCTGGATTGGGCGCCTTGGCGTTATCACTTGTTTTATTTTGCTTTCGTTTTATAGTGTCGTGGGTGGATGGATTCTGCTATATTTATTCCGCAGTGCGACTGGACAGCTATTTAAAGTGGGCGGCGGATACGAGGCGCTGTTCGGTCAGGTGATTTCGAATTCATGGCTTACGGTTGGAGCTCAGCTTGTTTTTATGCTGCTTACGGTTATCGTAGTCGCACGCGGCGTGCAAAATGGGATTGAAAAAGCGAATAAATATATGATGCCTGGCCTGTTTATTTTGTTTATCGCAATTATTATTCGTTCCGTAACGTTAGATGGAGCATGGGCAGGGGTCACGTTTTTTCTGAAACCGGATTTTACGAAGCTGACATCGGAAACGGTGTTGTATGCGATGGGACAATCGTTCTTCTCGCTTAGTGTCGGTGTGTCGGTTATGGTGACATACAGTTCGTATTTATCGAAAAAAGAAAGCTTGCCGCGCTCGGCCGTATCGATTGTTGTGATGAATTTGCTCATCTCTTTACTGGCGGGGCTGGCAATTTTTCCAGCAACATTCTCACTTGGTATGAAGCCGGAAGCGGGTCCGGGGTTGTTGTTTATGGTACTGCCTGCCGTGTTTGAGCATATTCCGTTTGGTCAGTTGTTTCTCACGGCATTTCTAGTTTTATTCCTATTCGCAACACTGACGTCGGCGTTTTCGATGCTTGAGATTATTGTTGCTTCTTTAACGAAAGGCGTGCAGGAGAAGCGGGTGCGGGCGAGTTGGATAGCTGGTCTGCTTATTTTTGCAGCGGGCGTTCCATCTGCGCTGTCTTTTGGTATATTGAGCGATGTGAAGCTATTTGATAAGTCAATTTTTGACGCGGCAGATTTTTTAGTGAGTAACATTTTGATGCCGCTTGGCGCACTGTTAATTGCCGTATTTGTTCCGCTTAAAATGAAGCGTGCTGTACTGCTTGAAGAGATGAGCGCAGGATCTAGTACCGGCGCGCGTCTATTTGCAGGCTGGTTGTTTCTGCTTCGGTATATAACGCCAGTCGCGATTGTGATTGTGTTTCTTAATGTATTGCATATTATTTAA
- a CDS encoding helix-turn-helix transcriptional regulator, producing MNGYEPVQFTQDMLDRMISEKVRLIRTEAKLTQEQMADVLGLSKKTLVQVEKERKTLGFTAAALVGALFRDSEIMQGMFGESALEVIRLTAFNGIEHGDESGADWISRARTQARYKSMGRRVWWKDEQEGDMYILQSHILTGHCRIIDREDALQYYGADLEEAQVRLRELEEMARDHREKGI from the coding sequence ATGAACGGATACGAGCCTGTGCAGTTTACGCAAGACATGCTTGATCGGATGATTTCCGAAAAAGTGCGGTTGATCCGCACCGAAGCGAAGCTGACACAGGAACAGATGGCGGATGTGCTCGGCCTGTCTAAAAAAACGCTCGTCCAGGTAGAAAAAGAGCGAAAAACGCTCGGCTTCACAGCGGCGGCCCTCGTTGGCGCCTTGTTCCGCGACAGTGAGATTATGCAAGGCATGTTTGGAGAGTCAGCGCTTGAAGTGATACGACTGACTGCTTTTAATGGGATCGAACACGGTGACGAGAGCGGAGCGGACTGGATTTCCCGCGCCCGCACACAGGCACGCTACAAGTCGATGGGACGACGTGTCTGGTGGAAAGATGAGCAAGAAGGGGATATGTATATCTTGCAATCACATATTTTGACCGGGCACTGCCGTATCATTGACCGAGAAGATGCGTTGCAGTATTACGGGGCTGATCTAGAAGAGGCGCAAGTGCGCTTGCGTGAGCTCGAAGAGATGGCACGGGATCATAGAGAGAAGGGGATATGA